The sequence TCCCCGCGAAGCCGCTGCCCACTTCGAAGCCCTTCGACGCCGGCAGCGACATCAGGCCGTGGGCCAGGTCGGCCTCGAGCTTGTCGAACACGGGCTCGCCGAGCCCGGCGGGAACGCGTCGCGCCACGCACTCGACGACGCCGCCGAGCGAGTCGCCGCGCTCGCGGGCCGCATCGATCAGGGTCGTCATCTCTTCGGCGGCGTCCGGGTCGGGGCAGCGCACCAGGTTGGATTCGATGGCCTCGAGGGTCACGGCCGCTACGTCGTGCTTGCTCTCGACGTCCTGAACCCGACTCACCCAGGCCAGCACTTCGATGTCCGCCACCTGCGCGAGCAGCTTGCGCGCGATCGCGCCGGCCGCGACGCGACCGATCGTCTCGCGAGCGCTCGCACGGCCGCCGCCCTGCCAGTTGCGCACGCCGTACTTCGCTTCGGTGGTGTAGTCGGCGTGGGACGGCCGGTAGACGTCCTTCATGTGCTCGTAGGCGCTCGGGCGGGCGTCCTTGTTGCGCACCAGCAGGCCAATCGGCGTGCCCAGGGTCTGGCCTTCGAAGACGCCGGAGAGGATCTCGACCTGGTCGGCTTCCTGCCGCGGCGTGGTGAGTCGGCTCTGGCCGGGCTTGCGGCGGTCGAGGTCGCGCTGGATCTCGGCCACCTCCAGGGCCAGCCGCGGCGGGCAGCCGTCGACCACGACGCCGACGCCCCCTCCGTGGCTCTCGCCGAAGGTGCTGATCTGGAAGTGTTGGCCGAAGCGGCTCGCCATGCGGCCAGAATACGGCTTCCCACCCAGTGGCGCCGGCAGGCGGGCTGCCGGAGGGCCTCACGCCGGGTTGGGGGCAAGCGAGGCGCCAGCGGGTGCGGGGTCAGCGCAGGCGCGCCGGTCGCCGCAAGAGCACGAGGGTGCTGCCACCCCCGTCGCGCTCGACCGGCGAGCGCGCGAAGGCCTGCACGATGCCCGCGAGCTCGCGTTGGCTGAGCCAATCGGGGAGTGCGCTGCGCAGGACCGCGCGTCCGCTGTGACGGCCGCGTCCGTGGACCACCCGTACGCAGCGCTTCCCCGCGTGATGGGCGTCGAGCAGGTAGGACGCGACCTGCTCCTCGGCGGCCCGCGCGTCGAGACCGTGGAGGTCGAGCTCGCCGTCGGGCTCGGGCTGGCCCCGGCGCAGCTGGCGCAGCACCTTCGCCGGCACGTCCTCGGCCCGGCCGCGCCCCTCGTCTTCGCGAACGAATCGGCGCGGGGGCAGGCGCAGCGGCGCCGACGCTTCCGCCGACCCCGGGGCCCCGGGCTCCGCTGCGTCTTCCGCGGTGTCGGCCGCCCGCTCGGACCGCTCCTCCTGGCGACGCAGCTCGGCCTCGAAGCCGCCGGGCTTCGGCGGATCGCCGCCCGGGGTCACGGCGCACCCGCGAGCAGTTCCAACGCCTTGCGGGTCGGACCTCCCAGGGCCAGACCCTCGAAGCCCGTCGATGACACCCAGCGGTGTGCATCCCAGCCGACCCGACGGATGCGTCCCGGCGGCGCGGTCGCGCGGAAGACGTGGAGTGTGAGCCGGCGATGGGTGAAGAGGTGCTCGACCGAACCGACCGCGGCGACGTCGCG comes from Myxococcota bacterium and encodes:
- the aroC gene encoding chorismate synthase translates to MASRFGQHFQISTFGESHGGGVGVVVDGCPPRLALEVAEIQRDLDRRKPGQSRLTTPRQEADQVEILSGVFEGQTLGTPIGLLVRNKDARPSAYEHMKDVYRPSHADYTTEAKYGVRNWQGGGRASARETIGRVAAGAIARKLLAQVADIEVLAWVSRVQDVESKHDVAAVTLEAIESNLVRCPDPDAAEEMTTLIDAARERGDSLGGVVECVARRVPAGLGEPVFDKLEADLAHGLMSLPASKGFEVGSGFAGTRMSGIQHNDAFLPGPDGAPRTASNRSGGIQGGISNGEDIVLRVAFKPTATISQAQQTVTREGAAATLEAQGRHDPCVLPRAVPMVEAMVCLVLADHWLRQRAVDVL
- a CDS encoding Smr/MutS family protein, coding for MTPGGDPPKPGGFEAELRRQEERSERAADTAEDAAEPGAPGSAEASAPLRLPPRRFVREDEGRGRAEDVPAKVLRQLRRGQPEPDGELDLHGLDARAAEEQVASYLLDAHHAGKRCVRVVHGRGRHSGRAVLRSALPDWLSQRELAGIVQAFARSPVERDGGGSTLVLLRRPARLR